One genomic window of Thermococcus indicus includes the following:
- a CDS encoding potassium channel family protein, with amino-acid sequence MFVVIMGAGRVGFLVAKMLEEDGHDVTIIEMDKARAKELSLLINGLVIEGDATDPKTLEEANIKQADAFAALTGKDDANLLACILAKHLNPKVKTSLRLGNPKNRRIFEEVTDLKRYFDFVISPEEIAAEYISRNIVTPGFDRVLFPKEGAEIVRFTIDENSEIAGKYVRDLKLPRDALMIAVYDEKGNLIIPSGDTKLPERGQVIVFAKNSILDSVKGLLERRKPNNES; translated from the coding sequence ATGTTCGTCGTGATAATGGGCGCGGGAAGGGTCGGTTTCCTCGTCGCCAAGATGCTCGAGGAGGACGGCCACGACGTCACCATAATCGAGATGGACAAGGCGAGGGCCAAGGAGCTCTCCCTCCTCATCAACGGTTTGGTTATCGAGGGCGACGCGACCGACCCGAAGACCCTCGAGGAGGCCAACATCAAGCAGGCGGACGCCTTCGCGGCTTTGACGGGCAAGGACGACGCCAACCTGCTGGCCTGCATACTGGCAAAGCACCTGAACCCCAAGGTGAAAACCTCCCTCAGGCTGGGGAACCCCAAGAACAGGCGCATCTTCGAGGAGGTAACCGACCTCAAGCGCTACTTCGACTTCGTCATCAGTCCTGAGGAGATAGCGGCGGAGTACATAAGCAGGAACATAGTCACGCCGGGCTTCGACCGCGTCCTTTTCCCGAAGGAGGGCGCCGAGATAGTCCGCTTCACCATCGACGAAAACAGCGAGATAGCGGGCAAGTACGTCCGCGACCTCAAACTGCCCAGGGATGCGCTCATGATAGCCGTTTACGACGAGAAGGGCAACCTGATAATCCCGTCCGGCGACACGAAGCTCCCGGAGAGGGGTCAGGTCATAGTCTTCGCCAAGAACAGCATACTGGACAGCGTGAAGGGTCTCCTCGAAAGGAGAAAACCCAACAATGAAAGTTAA
- a CDS encoding V-type ATP synthase subunit H has protein sequence MEDVIKQIVDAEKQAEARIEKAKEDAREIVLKAREEAKLLEREIIQNAETQAEALVEKARAEGEEEAKKVLEEGNAEIEELKVKATNNFERAISAGIALVRGS, from the coding sequence ATGGAGGACGTCATCAAGCAGATTGTTGATGCAGAGAAGCAGGCCGAGGCACGCATCGAGAAGGCCAAGGAGGATGCCAGGGAGATAGTGCTCAAGGCCCGCGAGGAGGCCAAGCTTCTCGAGAGGGAGATAATACAGAACGCTGAGACTCAGGCGGAAGCCCTCGTCGAGAAGGCCCGCGCTGAGGGCGAGGAGGAGGCCAAAAAGGTCCTCGAGGAGGGCAACGCTGAGATAGAGGAGCTCAAGGTGAAGGCCACCAACAACTTTGAGAGGGCCATCTCGGCTGGTATAGCACTCGTGAGAGGGAGCTGA